The segment CTGCGCTTGTTCGAGGAAGCGCCGCAGGCTGAGCGGGCGCATGTCGGTCCACACCTCGTCGACGTACGCGATGCATTCGTCCTCGGTGCCGGTCTTGCCGGCTTCGCGCCAGCCGGCGGGCACGGGCCGGTAGGTCGGCCAGATCGAATACTGTTCTTCGTCGTTGATGACGACCGTGTAGACGGTGTCGTGATCGATGTCTGCCATGAGCGTTCTCCTGGTGAAAGTGCTGTAAATCGAAAAATCCGTCATCCGAATCAAAAAAGCGCGGCGCTCAACCGAACGCGGCGCCGCCGTCGATCGCGAGCGTGCGGCCGACATACGCGTCGCATTCGATGATGAAGCGCAGCCCGAGCCAGATCTCGTCGGTCGACACCATTCGCTTGAGCGGCAT is part of the Burkholderia ubonensis subsp. mesacidophila genome and harbors:
- a CDS encoding MbtH family protein; translation: MADIDHDTVYTVVINDEEQYSIWPTYRPVPAGWREAGKTGTEDECIAYVDEVWTDMRPLSLRRFLEQAQPQS